In the Methylomonas rhizoryzae genome, one interval contains:
- a CDS encoding OprO/OprP family phosphate-selective porin yields the protein MKLSKLGLAVASIIGASIGTDAMALELYVDSKTQQIFAEPGKGRVKLGSFERVEDSTSGKAALEAQKAEIEQIKEDLALKNNELKALDEHVKATEEVKVKMGQKGVEFESKDKDFKFRMGGRIHADASYTSGDDNLAEDGDRIEANDGTEVRRARIEMLGTFYKDWDFKSQWDFADNRVSTKDLFIQYTGLKDMEITAGQQKQAFSRELQESSNDMMFMERSLMNALNEPTVDRAIGLNVGSFQNDWTGQVGIYGETIDPNAQNDKADEGWAINTRWTYAPINEKTKLIHLGIAGNYRDPNAADAVQGPTSSLRLRSETSHMSNLHLIDTGSISNIDAIKMVGLEANGLYGPFTLGGEYTQMWLERKNGNDDAEFNGWYTEASYTLTGESRKYKKGKFYKVEPKSNFSLKNGTWGAWELAARYSEADLNSGVVKGGQMSLLTVALNWYMNNNIRFMANYNKTLDMNNPRVTTTDGGEPNVDTFMLRGQLAF from the coding sequence ATGAAGCTTTCGAAATTAGGCTTGGCGGTGGCATCGATAATCGGCGCGAGCATAGGCACCGACGCCATGGCTTTGGAGTTGTATGTGGATTCAAAGACCCAACAAATTTTTGCCGAACCCGGTAAAGGTCGAGTAAAACTGGGCTCATTTGAAAGGGTAGAGGATTCAACTTCAGGAAAAGCCGCGCTGGAAGCTCAAAAAGCGGAAATCGAGCAAATTAAAGAGGACTTGGCGCTCAAAAACAACGAGTTGAAAGCGTTGGACGAACATGTAAAAGCCACGGAGGAGGTTAAGGTTAAAATGGGTCAGAAAGGTGTTGAATTCGAGTCCAAAGATAAAGACTTTAAATTCAGAATGGGCGGCCGTATCCACGCGGACGCTTCGTACACCAGCGGCGATGATAACTTGGCCGAAGACGGGGATCGTATCGAAGCAAACGATGGCACGGAAGTTCGTCGCGCGCGGATCGAAATGCTGGGAACGTTTTACAAAGACTGGGATTTCAAAAGTCAGTGGGATTTCGCGGATAACAGAGTATCGACTAAAGACTTGTTCATCCAGTACACCGGCTTAAAAGATATGGAAATCACTGCCGGCCAACAAAAACAAGCATTTAGCCGGGAGTTGCAAGAAAGCTCCAACGATATGATGTTCATGGAACGCTCGCTGATGAACGCGCTCAACGAACCTACGGTTGACCGGGCCATCGGCTTGAACGTAGGCAGCTTCCAAAATGACTGGACGGGACAAGTCGGTATTTACGGTGAGACTATTGATCCTAATGCACAAAACGATAAAGCCGATGAAGGCTGGGCGATCAACACCCGTTGGACGTACGCGCCGATTAACGAAAAGACCAAACTGATTCATTTGGGCATAGCCGGTAACTATAGAGATCCGAATGCTGCAGATGCCGTTCAAGGACCTACCAGCAGTTTGAGGCTGCGTTCCGAAACCTCTCATATGTCTAACCTGCATTTGATCGATACCGGTTCTATAAGCAATATCGACGCCATCAAAATGGTAGGTTTAGAAGCCAACGGCTTATACGGACCTTTTACTTTGGGCGGCGAGTATACGCAAATGTGGTTGGAGCGTAAAAACGGCAACGACGACGCCGAATTTAACGGCTGGTACACGGAAGCGTCTTACACACTGACAGGCGAATCGCGTAAATACAAGAAAGGTAAATTCTATAAAGTTGAACCCAAAAGCAACTTTAGTTTGAAGAACGGTACTTGGGGGGCGTGGGAGCTTGCAGCACGGTATTCCGAAGCCGACTTGAATAGCGGCGTAGTCAAAGGAGGCCAGATGTCTTTGTTAACCGTAGCGCTGAACTGGTACATGAACAACAACATCCGCTTTATGGCTAACTACAACAAAACTCTGGATATGAATAATCCAAGAGTGACCACTACGGATGGTGGGGAGCCTAATGTAGACACCTTTATGTTACGCGGCCAGTTGGCGTTCTAA